The region TGGATTGTTTAGAAACAATTATTCAGAATTCTTACTATTCAGACACCGGTGGATGTGTCGGCGATTTTATGTCAACAAAACTTGTGACTGTAAATCCTGAAATGGGAATTGTTAACTTGGCTCAATTTTTTCAAAAAGAACACTATAGAAGGCTTCCAGTAGTTGAGAATGGAAAACTTGTTGGACAGGTTAGTCGAAGGGATGTTTTAAAAGCACTACAATAAA is a window of Candidatus Neomarinimicrobiota bacterium DNA encoding:
- a CDS encoding CBS domain-containing protein — protein: MKQISVKDIMAKKLLTFTPETKVVAAIKSLVEHKYSGAPVVDGSGNLVGILSEMDCLETIIQNSYYSDTGGCVGDFMSTKLVTVNPEMGIVNLAQFFQKEHYRRLPVVENGKLVGQVSRRDVLKALQ